A stretch of the Aegilops tauschii subsp. strangulata cultivar AL8/78 chromosome 4, Aet v6.0, whole genome shotgun sequence genome encodes the following:
- the LOC141021177 gene encoding uncharacterized protein isoform X2 yields MAMPPGSGHPRASPRAAAVVIFKLVAPSPPRHSPEPPQAVPVAESPAGRLCLDPASSPPAAVTAPCTPLPRAASPPSSDKRRATCLSATPLQLPLQTVASAPSCLLRAHLLLHLRRPHRCAMELLPEPSPSANSVAAATSLIFPGTARFQQTAARWLPPRQVPRPARQRTTSTPFELSRPQAPSTTTALEEFGFDKSDDALVQLGCRDRDRQDRLHGNAKYPYARRRQDRFGIHQVPLPLTRISTKTCTTTVAKFDYRTVTSSSSTKRVHLLPSTRTRSAPNARFEASVSFRSCEDSFDYIRLSSSWTRSSSLRDLSCRCR; encoded by the exons ATGGCGATGCCGCCTGGCTCCGGCCACCCTCGAGCGTCGCCCCGCGCCGCAGCCGTTGTCATCTTCAAGCTCGTCGCGCCTTCGCCTCCGCGCCACTCGCCGGAGCCCCCGCAAGCCGTCCCTGTCGCCGAGTCCCCCGCCGGTCGCCTCTGCCTCGACCCCGCGTCCTCGCCTCCGGCGGCCGTCACCGCTCCGTGCACACCGCTGCCCCGAGCTGCTTCGCCTCCCTCCTCCGACAAGCGCCGCGCCACCTGCCTCTCCGCGACCCCGCTGCAGCTCCCTCTCCAGACCGTCGCCTCCGCGCCTTCTTGCCTCCTCCGCGCCCATCTCCTGTTGCATCTCCGTCGGCCTCATCGCTGTGCTATGGAGCTCCTGCCTGAGCCGTCCCCTTCGGCCAACTCTGTTGCTGCTGCCACTTCTTTGATCTTCCCTGGTACAGCTCGTTTCCAACAAACGGCAGCCCGATGGTTACCTCCACGCCAAGTACCACGACCCGCAAGACAGAGGACGACAAGCACCCCCTTCGAGCTGTCAAGACCGCAAGCGCCAAGTACCACGACGGCCCTCGAAGAGTTCGGATTCGACAAGTCCGATGATGCTCTTGTACAACTAGGTTGCCGAGACCGGGACCGGCAAGACCGACTACACGGAAACGCCAAGTACCCCTACGCGCGAAGACGCCAAGACCGTTTCGGGATTCACCAAGTACCGCTACCGTTGACTCGAATATCTAcgaaaacgtgtaccactaccgtcgccaaGTTCGACTACCGCACGGTTACGTCAAGTTCATCTACGAAACGTGTACACCTACTTCCTTCGACACGAACGCGTTCCGCcccgaatgcacgcttcgaag cttcggtttctttccggagttgtgaggattcgttcgactacattcgtttgtcttcttcatggactcgttcttcttccttgcgggatctcag ttgcaggtgccgatga